The Panicum hallii strain FIL2 chromosome 9, PHallii_v3.1, whole genome shotgun sequence genome has a window encoding:
- the LOC112872871 gene encoding BTB/POZ and MATH domain-containing protein 2-like gives MAMSSFAGVSVVEGGGSPPQYASATTAVIYSGYHLLVVNGYSRIKDRPNGERIASRRFRVGGYRWVIECCPNGYEPDHDGDIFFYLVLDQGNVLDPVVVQYEFSFVVDKAQNSDSSSLTGAKETCTFCSRSVAFACSFPCSTKKKIFEKSKYIKNDSFTLRCDIIINKVVSITDADAAVPANSVLLVPDIQQDIAGLFQSGLVGADVTFQVGSAKFAAHRCVLAARSAVFKAQLFGPMKEGTTTSVIHVSDMEEQVFKLLLYFIYSNSVPEMETEEGDVMWQHLLVAADRYDLPRLRLICEKELCDNCISTSTVANILALAEQHRCRGLKQACLDFLNSPANLQEVMVVDGLDHLISSWPSVLKELIAKLASLNFDVDTGDYGESAPPLLEVPESDLHQHLSSLLQSEERTDVTFEVGGETFSAHKRVLAARSAVFRADLFGPIKDTNTDGVISIHDMESKVFKLLLTFIYDDSWPHMKEEKTEDNADADVMWQQLLVAADRYGLERLKLMCETMLCRYINATTVAAILALAEEHHCRELKEDCLDFLDSPAHLQDVMAAGGLEQLRSSCPSVLIDRIAKLASLKYDN, from the coding sequence ATGGCCATGTCGTCGTTCGCCGGCGTATCCGTCGTCGAAGGCGGCGGCAGTCCGCCGCAATATGCCTCGGCCACCACGGCCGTCATTTACAGCGGGTACCACCTGCTAGTTGTCAATGGATACTCGCGCATCAAGGACCGCCCCAATGGCGAGCGCATTGCATCTCGCCGTTTCAGAGTCGGAGGCTACCGCTGGGTCATCGAGTGCTGCCCCAATGGCTACGAACCAGACCATGACGGCGACATATTCTTTTATCTCGTCCTTGATCAAGGTAATGTTCTCGATCCTGTGGTGGTGCAGTATGAGTTCAGCTTCGTCGTTGATAAGGCTCAGAACAGCGACTCGTCATCGCTCACTGGTGCGAAGGAAACTTGTACATTCTGTAGTCGTAGTGTTGCCTTTGCCTGTAGTTTCCCCTGTTCAACGAAGAAGAAAATCTTTGAGAAGTCAAAATATATCAAGAATGACAGTTTCACCTTGCGGTGTGACATCATCATCAACAAGGTCGTTAGCATCACGGATGCCGATGCAGCTGTTCCGGCCAATTCTGTGCTTCTGGTACCTGATATTCAACAGGATATCGCTGGCCTATTTCAGTCCGGCCTCGTGGGCGCCGATGTGACGTTTCAGGTCGGCAGTGCGAAGTTCGCCGCACACCGGTGCGTGCTTGCAGCCCGGTCCGCGGTCTTCAAGGCTCAGCTCTTTGGGCCCATGAAGGAAGGAACAACTACCAGTGTCATACATGTGAGCGACATGGAGGAACAGGTATTCAAGCTTTTACTTTACTTCATCTACAGTAATTCAGTGCCGGAGATGGAAACGGAGGAAGGAGACGTTATGTGGCAGCACTTGCTTGTAGCGGCAGATAGATATGATCTCCCGAGGTTGAGGCTGATCTGTGAAAAAGAGCTGTGTGACAACTGCATCAGCACGAGCACAGTCGCGAACATCCTCGCGCTAGCTGAGCAGCACCGTTGCCGAGGGTTGAAGCAGGCGTGCCTGGATTTCCTCAACTCTCCTGCCAATTTACAGGAGGTAATGGTGGTCGACGGCTTGGACCATTTGATTAGCAGCTGGCCCTCTGTTCTGAAAGAGCTCATTGCCAAGCTTGCATCTCTGAATTTTGATGTCGACACTGGAGACTATGGTGAATCTGCTCCACCGTTGCTTGAGGTACCAGAATCTGATTTGCACCAACATCTGTCTAGTCTCCTCCAATCCGAGGAGAGAACGGATGTGACATTTGAGGTCGGCGGCGAGACCTTCTCTGCACACAAGCGTGTGCTCGCTGCCAGATCTGCAGTCTTCAGGGCTGACCTTTTTGGCCCGATAAAGGATACAAACACAGACGGGGTCATAAGCATACATGACATGGAATCAAAAGTATTCAAGTTACTGCTCACCTTCATTTACGATGATTCTTGGCCACACATGAAGGAAGAGAAAACTGAGGACAATGCTGATGCTGATGTTATGTGGCAGCAGTTGCTTGTGGCAGCAGATAGATATGGCCTCGAGAGGCTGAAGCTGATGTGCGAAACGATGCTGTGCAGATACATCAACGCGACCACTGTGGCTGCCATCCTTGCGCTAGCTGAGGAGCACCATTGCCGAGAGCTGAAGGAGGACTGCTTGGATTTCCTTGACTCCCCTGCTCATCTGCAGGACGTGATGGCGGCGGGCGGCTTGGAACAGCTGAGAAGCAGCTGCCCTTCTGTCCTGATAGATCGCATTGCCAAGCTTGCGTCACTTAAGTATGATAACTGA